Part of the Arthrobacter globiformis genome is shown below.
CGGCGGTTTCCCGATCGGTGCGCTCGTCACGTTCGGCGAGCAGACGTCGTCGCTGCTGTCCGCAGGGCAGCACGGCACCACGTTCGGCGGCAACCCGGTGGCCACCGCGGCGGCCCTTGCCACCCTGCACGCCATCGAAAGCCAGCACGTGCTGGACAACGTCCGCGCTGTCGGTGAGCATGTCCGGCAGTCGCTGGCCGCCGTCGACGGTGTCACCGAGGTGCGTGGCGAGGGCCTGCTGATCGGCTTCGACCTGGACGCCGACGTCGCCCCTGCCGCGGTGACCGCAGCCCTGGACGCCGGCTTCATCATCAACAGCCCCGGCCCCCGCACCATCCGCCTGGCCCCGCCGCTCATCCTGACCACCGAGCAGGCAGACCGTTTCCTGGCCGCCCTTCCGGCCATCCTGCAAACCGCAAAGGACGCACAGTGACTTCCACCGGCACCATCCGCCACTTCCTCAAGGACACGGACCTGAGCCCTGCCGAGCAGGCGGAAGTCCTGGAACTCGCGGGACGCATGAAAGCAGCGCCGTACAGCGTCCAGCCGTTCGCCGCCGAAGGCAGCGGCCGCAAGACCGTGGCTGTCATCTTCGACAAGACCTCCACCCGGACCCGGGTCTCCTTTGCCACCGGCGTGGCAGACATGGGCGGCAACGCCCTGATCATCAACCCGGGCGAGGCGCAGATCGGCCACAAGGAATCCGTGGAGGACACCGCCAAGGTCCTCGAGCGCATGGTTTCCACCATCGTGTGGCGGACCGGCGCGCACTCAGGCCTCGTTGCCATGGCCGAAAACTCGAAAGTTCCCGTCATCAACGCGCTGTGCGACGACTACCACCCCTGCCAGCTGCTGGCTGACCTCCTGACCGTCAAGGAGCACAAGGGCGAACTCAAGGGCCTCACCATGGCCTACCTCGGTGACGCCGCCAACAACATGGCCAACTCCTACCTCCTGGCCGGCGTCACGGCAGGCATGCACGTCCGCATCGCCGGTCCCGAGGGCTACCTGCCTGCGGCCGGCATCGTGGCCGCTGCCGAGGAACGTGCCGTCGAAACCGGCGGATCCGTCCTCATCACGACGGACGCGGCGGAGGCACTCAAGGGAGCCGACGTCGTGGCCACCGACACCTGGGTTTCCATGGGCCAGGAAGCGGAAAAGGAAGCACGGATGAAGCTGTTCCGTGAATACTCCGTGGACGAGGCTGCGCTGGCGCAGGCCGCCCCTGACGCCGTCGTGCTGCACTGCCTTCCCGCCTACCGCGGCTACGAAATTTCGGCCGGCGTGATTGATGGCCCGCAGTCGATCGTGTGGGACGAGGCCGAGAACCGCCTGCACGCGCAGAAGGGGCTCATGGCCTGGCTCATGCACCAGTCCGGGCTGGCCGTCGTCGACGGACTGCGGCCCCTGGCAGGGCAGGCGTAGTTGTCCGTCCCCGCTCCCGCGCCCGGCGCGAGCCCGGCCACCAAGACGGCCCGCCAGGCGCGGATCACCGCGATCCTGACCGGCGAATCGGTGCGTTCGCAGGCGGAGCTCGCGGCGCTGCTCGCGGACGACGGCGTACAGGTCACCCAGGCCACGCTGTCGCGTGACCTCGTGGAGCTTGGCGCTGTCCGGGTCCGCGGCAAGGAAGGCGTGTTGGTGTACGCCGTCCCCGGTGAAGGCGGGGAGCGGGCGGCCAAGAGCGGGGTCAGCCAGGAAATCCTCGATGCCAGGCTGGCACGGCTGTGCGGCGAACTGCTGGTCACGGCGGAGGCCTCGGCCAATATCGCGGTGCTCCGGACGCCGCCGGGAGCGGCAAACTTCCTCGCCCTCGCCATCGACCATTCAGTGATGCCCTCGATCCTGGGCACCATCGCCGGGGACGACACCGTGCTGCTTGTGGCCCGGGACCCGCTGGGCGGGCCGGAACTGGCTGCCCGGTTCCTGCAGCTCGCCGAGGAAGCCGGCCAGTAAGCCGGCCGCTTCCTTCCAAACAAACAAAAACAGAAACAACAACTAAGGAGCATATTCCGTGACTGAGCGTATTGTTCTGGCCTACTCAGGTGGCCTGGATACTTCCGTAGCCATCGGCTGGATCGGTGAAGCCACCGGCGCCGAGGTCATCGCCGTGGCCGTCGACGTCGGACAGGGCGGCGAATCGCTGGAGACGATCCGCCAGCGCGCCCTCGGCTGCGGCGCCGTCGAGGCCTACGTGGCGGACGCGTCTGACGAGTTCGCCAACGAATACTGCGTGCCCACGCTGAAGGCCAACGCCCTCTACCAGGGCCACTACCCGCTGGTCTCCGCCATCTCGCGTCCGGTGATCGTCAAGCACCTGGTCAAGGCCGCCCGCGAATTCGGCGCCACCACCGTGGCCCACGGCTGCACCGGCAAGGGCAACGACCAGGTCCGCTTCGAGGTGGGCATCCAGACCCTCGGCCCGGACCTGAAGTGCATCGCGCCCGTCCGCGACCTCGCGCTGACCCGCGACAAGGCCATCGCCTTCGCCGAGGAGAAGGGACTGCCGATCGAGACCACCAAGAAGAACCCGTACTCGATCGACCAGAACGTCTGGGGCCGCGCCGTCGAAACCGGCTACCTCGAGGACATCTGGAACGCGCCCACCAAGGACATCTACGACTACACCGCCACGCCGGAATTCCCGCCGGCACCGGACGAGGTCACCATCTCCTTCGAAGCCGGCGTTCCGGTAGCCATCGACGGCATCAAGGTCACCCCGCTGCAGGCCATCAAGGAACTGAACCGCCGCGCCGGCGCCCAGGGTGTGGGCCGCATCGACGTCGTCGAGGACCGCCTCGTGGGCATCAAGTCCCGCGAAATCTATGAGGCACCGGGCGCCATGGCGCTGATCACCGCGCACAAGCACCTCGAGGACATCACCGTCGAGCGCGAGCAGGCCCGCTTCAAGGCCACCGTCGGCCAGCGCTGGGCCGAACTGGTCTACGACGGCCAGTGGTTCTCCCCGCTGAAGCGCTCCCTGGACGCCTTCATCGATGACACCCAGAAGTACGTCTCCGGCGACATCCGCATGGTGCTGCACGGCGGCCAGGCGATCGTCAACGGACGCCGCTCCGAGACCTCGCTGTACGACTTCGACCTCGCCACCTACGACACCGGCGACACCTTCGACCAGTCCATGGCGCGCGGCTTCATTGAGCTGTGGGGCATGTCCGCCAAGGTTGCCTCCGGCCGCGACATCCGCGTCGCAGGAAAGTAGCCCCTGTGGCTGAGCAGGAAACCACCAAGTCCGAAATGGGCCCACGAGCGCAGGGGTCCCCGGCCGAGCGAAGCGAGGTTGGGGTGCGCTCGGGGACAAACACAGGCGCGCTCTGGGGCGGCCGGTTCGCCGGCGGCCCCGCCGATGCCCTCGCGGCGCTGAGCAAGTCGACGCACTTCGACTGGCGCCTGGCGCGCTATGACATCGCCGGTTCCAAGGCGCACGCCCGCGTGCTCCACAAGGCCGGGCTGCTGGATGCCGCCGAACTCGAAGGCATGCTCGCAGCCCTGGACCAGCTGGATGCGGACGTCGCCTCGGGCGCCTATGTGCCGGCGGAATCCGATGAGGACGTGCACGGTTCGTTGGAGCGCGGCCTGATCGAGCGTGCCGGGACCCAGTTGGGCGGCAAGCTCCGGGCGGGGCGTTCGCGCAACGACCAGGTGGCCACGCTGGGCCGCATGTTCCTGCGTGACCACGCCCGGATCATCGCCCGCGGCGTGCTCGCCACCATCGACGCGCTGGTGGAGCAGGCCAAGGCCCACCCCGGCGTGGCGATGCCGGGGCGCACGCACCTGCAGCACGCGCAGCCCGTCCTGCTCAGCCACCACCTGCTGGCCCACGCCTGGGCGCTGCTGCGCGACGTGCAGCGGCTGCAGGACTGGGACAAGCGAGCCGGCGTTTCGCCGTACGGTTCCGGTGCCCTCGCGGGCTCGTCGCTGGGCCTTGACCCCGAGGCCGTGGCCGCGGACCTGGGCTTCTTCTCCGCCGTCCACAACTCGATCGACGGCACCGCGTCCCGCGATGTCTTTGCCGAGTTTGCCTGGGTGGCCGCGATGATCGGCGTCGACCTGTCCCGGATCTCGGAGGAAGTCATCTTCTGGGCCACCAAGGAGTTCTCTTTCGTCACGCTGGACGATTCCTACTCCACGGGGTCGTCCATCATGCCGCAGAAGAAGAACCCGGATGTGGCCGAACTGGCCCGCGGCAAGGCCGGCCGGCTGATCGGCAACCTCACCGGCCTGCTGGCCACTCTGAAGGGCCTGCCGCTCGCATACAACCGCGATCTGCAAGAGGACAAGGAACCGGTGTTCGACGCCGCCGACACGCTGGAGCTGCTGCTGCCGGCTGTCTCCGGCATGATCGCCACGCTCAAGTTCAATGCGGACCGGATGAAATCGCTGGCTCCGCAGGGCTTCGCGCTGGCCACTGACATCGCCGAGTGGCTGGTCCGCCAGGGCGTGCCCTTCCGCGAGGCGCACGAACTGTCCGGCGCTGCCGTGAAGCAGGCCGAGAGCCGTGGCGTGGAACTGTGGGACCTGACGGACGAGGAGTATGCCGCCATTTCGGAGCACCTCACCCCGGAGGTCCGCAGCGTCCTCAGCACGGAAGGATCGCTCAACAGCCGCAACTCGCAGGGCGGCACGGCACCGGCCGCCGTCGAACGCCAGCTTGCCGCGCTGGAAGGCGAGCTCGCCGGCGTCCGCGAGTACGCGGGATAGGGCACTGCACGCCCGTCTCTGCGCGAGATGGCACTTTGCGGCAATGTTTTTCGAAAACACTGCCGTCAAGTGCCATCTCGCTGGCGTTAACCGGTATTAACCCTCGGTTAGGATGGCGCCATGACCGCGATCACACCTGACACACTGCTCGCCGAACTCCACAAAGCGGCCGACGCCGTTTCCTCCCTGGCAGCGAAACTCACCGAGGCTGACGTCCCGGCTCCCTCGGCCCTTCCGGGCTGGACCCGCGGGCACGTCCTCGCGCACATCGCCGGCATCTCCAACGCGATGGCGCGGCAGCTCGAATACGCTGCGCGCGGCGAAACGGTGGAACTGTACGACGGCGGCTATGACGGCCGCACGAAGGCCATCGAAATGAGCGCCGGGCATGCACTGGACCAGCACCGCGCTGACCTGGACTCAGCGCTGGAGCGGGTGTTGCGCGCCTTCGACTCGCTGGATGCGGATGCCGGTGGGGATGCCGGCAACGCTGCTGCGGGTGGTGCGGCGGGCTGGCGCGCACCCATTTCCTACCGCGGGGGAGTGGTGCTGGACGGCGGCTTCGCGCTCTGGCGCGAGCTCGTGATCCACGCCTCCGACCTCAACACCGGCCGCGGCGCGGAAACGTGGAGCAGGCCGTTCTGCGAGCACCTGTTCGCCTTCTTGGCCGCACGCGTGCCGGAGGAGCAGAAGCTGGTGCTGCAGCCGCTTGGCATGCCTCCGGTGATGATTGGCACCGGCGGCCGCTCCACGGTGATTAGTGGCATGGTTACCGATATCGCCGCCTGGCTCGCCGGACGGGAGCCGTCGCTGGGCAGCCTGCGCGCTTCAGCAGCGGCCGACGGCGTGGACCTGCCGGAGCTGCTGCCGTGGCCTTCCGGGGTTCGGGCGAATTAGCTGTAGGTGCAGTGGCTCAGGGTGCCATAGTTAAACCGGCGGCGAGCCCCTGCTTTTCGCGGGCCAGCAGGCTTTCCTTGATCCGCAGCCCCCAGCGGAAGCCGCCCATCGTGCCGTCCGTGCGGACCACCCGGTGGCACGGTACGAACAGCGCGGCGGCGTTGAAGGCGCAGGCGCTGGCGGCGGCCCGGACTGCCTTGGCGTTGCCGGACAGCTCAGCGTATTCGGTGTAGGTAACCGGCGCCCCCGGGCTGACGGTGCGGAGCACGTCCCACGCGTGGGCGCGGAACGGGCCCGATATCTGCAGGACGGGCACGTTCATGGCAGGAGCCGGATCGCCCGCGTAGAAGGCCTCCACGGCCGCGGAAATCGGCCCGAGATGCTCCACTGCCTCGTAGGCGTCCGGTAGCAGCTGCGGATGGATCTGGCCCGTCAGGTCCTGTGGCTCGGCCGTCCAGCCCGAGGCGAGCACCACGCCGTCGCGGGCGATGATGGTGAACGGCCCGTCCGGCGTCGTCATGGTGAGCAGTTGGGCTTTCATTGCACTGTCACTTTCATTGCACTGTCGCATTCATTTCACACTGTCGCTTTCGTTGTCTGTGCCCTGCGGGCGGCGGGAGTTCGGGACACAGCAGTTTTGGGGGCAGCTGCAGCCGCGCGCCAGAGGTGCATGGTGGCGTACGAGCGCCAGGGGCTGACTTCGCGGAAGTCCGCCGACGGCGCGGCGCCCGGTCCCGGAGTGCGGGTCATTGGGCTGGAGCCGGTTATTGGGCTGGCGCCGGTTATCGCCCGGATGCCGTTGCGTACCGCGGCGTCGTTGGCGAGGTAGATGTCCGGCGCGCCGATGACCCGCATGGCCACGTATCCCACGGTCCACGGCCCGACGCCCGGCTGCGGCAGCAGCTTGGCGGAAAGGCTGGGGAGGTCGTCACCGTAGCCAATGTCCAGCTTGTTTTCGGCCAGCGCCGTGGCAACGGCCAGCAGCGACTCTATCCTGCGCTGCGGGCCGCGCAGCAGTTCCGCACCGGCTTCGGCGATCTGCGCCGGCGACGGGAACAGCCGGGAAAGCCCGTCGCCCGCGGCCGCGCTGGGACTGCCGGCCGCGGCCAGCTGCGTGAGGGCCGTGCGCGCGGCGGCCACCGTGATCTGCTGCCCCACCATCGCCCGGATGAGCAGTTCCTGCGGATCGAGGGCGCCCGGCAGGCGGATCCCCGGCGCCGCCGCCACGGACGCCGAAAGCCGGGGATCGGCTCCGAGCGCGCCGTCAATGGCGACGGGATCGGCGTCGAGGTCAAAAAGCCGACGTACCCTGCTCAGCAGGGCCGGCAGATCCCGGAGGTCCACCGCGCCGATGGTGAGCACCAGCGGCCGCCCGTGCGGCCCGCCGTCGTACTTTACAGTTCCGCCCTCTCCGGTGCCGTTCTCCGCATCGGAGTATTCGACGCCCTTGTATTCCACGCTGAACCGGGCGTCCCCGTGCGGAAGCCGCAGTGTCCGGGCATAGGACGTTGCGGTTCCGATCTCGATCCCCGGGATGGCACGGACGGCGAGGAAGCTGAACACACCGGGGTCGAACGGTTCGCGGTAGGGGAGCGCCAGCGTGAGTGAGGTGCTCGCAGCGGCTGACGGATGGTGCCGGGCGGTGCTGCGCAGCGCGGTCGGCGTCATGTCGAACACCTCGGCCACGGTCTCGTTGAACTGGCGGACGCTGCTGAAGCCCGCGGCAAAGGCGACGTCCGCAAGCTTCATCGTGGTGGAGACCAGCAGCGTGCGTGCGGTCTGGGCCCTGCTGGCCCGGGCCAGGGACAGGGGACCGGCGCCGAGCTCATGGCTGAGAATCCGGTTCAGCTGCCGGGACGAGTAGCCCAAGCGCGAGGCGAGCCCCTCAACGCCGTCGCGGTTGATCACGCCGTCGTTGATCAGCCGCATGGCCCGGCCGGCAATATCGGAACGGAGGTTCCAGGCCGGTGTCCCCGGCACGGCCTCAGGCAGGCAGCGCTTGCAGGCGCGGTAGCCGGCGTCGTGGGCGGCGGCGGAGGTCTCATAAAAGGTGACGTTCTCCGCCTTGGGCGTTCTCGCCGGGCACGACGGCCGGCAGTAAATGCCCGTGGTCCGCACCGCCGTATAGAACTGCCCGTCGAAACGGGTGTCCCGCGCGTCGATGGCGCGGTAGCGCTGCCAGAAGTCCATGACTCCATCCTGCCAGTCCCCAGGGGGGCCTGCTAGCGGAAATCGGACATGGCCGTGGAACGGCTTCCCAGGGCAGCGAGCCCGGACAACAGGCGCTTCGGTAAAGTCGGGGCATGACCACCAGCGGCCCTGTGCGGCAGTTCCTGTCCGGCGATGCCCGCGAAATCGCCCCGCTGCTCCTTGGTGCCGTCCTGACGCACGACGGCGACGAAGGTTCCGTCGCCGTACGGATCACAGAACTCGAGGCCTACATGGGACCCGTCGATTCACTGCACCCTGATCCCGGCTCCCACACCTACCGCGGACCCACCCGCAGGAACGCCCCCATGTTCGGCCCGGCCGGCCACCTCTACGTCTACTTCACGTATGGCATGCACTACTGCGCCAACATCGTCTGCGGCCCGGCGGGCCACGCCTCCGCCGTCCTCTTGCGCGCGGGTGAAATCGTCGAAGGCCGGGAACTGGCCCTCGCGCGCCGGCCGACGTCGAAAGCCGCCAAAGATCTGGCCAGCGGACCCGCGCGACTGGCCACAGCACTCGGGCTGACCACTGAGGACAGCGGGCGGGACGCCCTGAGTTCACCATTTGGCCTGGTGCTGCCGCCCGCACCCGCCGCCCACGTCAGCACGGGGCCGCGGGTCGGCGTCGCCGGTCACGGCGGCACGCACGATTATCCATGGCGCTTCTGGCTCACCGGGGACCCCACCGTGTCCCGCTACAAGGCGGCGAAGGCCCGCACCCCGCGGGCGTAGGCTGGACGGGTGAACCACAGCGAACAAGCCCCTGCCCCCAGGCCCGGCCCCGTGGACGAACTCATTTCGGGACTCTGCGCCACCGTTCCGGACTACCCCAAACCCGGAATCACCTTTAAGGACCTGACGCCCGTCTTCGCCGACGGTCCCGCGTTCCGGGCAGTCGTCGACGCGCTCGTGGAACCGTTCAAGGGGCAGTTCGATGCCGTGGCCGGCGTCGAGGCACGGGGCTTCCTGCTCGCCGCCGCCGCGGCCTACGCCACCGGCACCGGCGCGGTGACAGTGCGTAAGGCCGGGAAGCTGCCGCGCGAGGTGTACTCCGAGGACTACGCCCTGGAATACGGCAACGCCACTCTGGAACTTCACACCACGGACCTGGCCCGCGGCAGCCGGGTGCTGATCCTCGACGACGTCCTCGCCACGGGCGGCACCCTCGGGGCAGCCGCCCGCCTGTTCGAACGCTGCGGGGTCCACGTCTCGGGCGTGGGCGTGGTGATGGAACTCGGCGAGCTGCGCGGCCGCTCCGCCCTGGCCGGGCACCGCGTGCGGTCACTGCTGCGGCTCTGACCAGCGGCCTTGTCGGTGAGCGACAGAGCCGCGCCGTCAGATAACCTGCCAAAAGCTGCTCAACAGCCGCCACTGCGCTGAAAAGGTTATAGAATGGACGGTCTGTCTTTTGCGATAGGGGAACGATGCTCGACGCCGATTTGGCCCACGAACGGGACTATGTAGCCGGTCTGTACACCCGGCTTGATGAACTGCGCGCGGAAAAGCGCGCCCAGCTGGCCCAGGTGCGCCGTGCCGGAGCAATCGGCACCATGCAGAACGTCTCCGAACGCGACGCCTTTGCGGCCCTGTACGAGGACCGCCTCGCCCAGCTCGACGCCGTCGACGACCGCCTCGTGTTCGGCCGGCTGGACCTGGACTCAGGCGAGGCGCAGTACATCGGCCGCATCGGTCTTACCACCGAGGACCTCGTCCGGCTCATGGTCGACTGGCGCGCGCCGGAGGCCGGCCACTTTTACCAGGCCACAGCATTTGACCGCCAGGGAGTGCGCCGGCGCCGGCATCTGATCCTGCAGGGCCGTGAGGTCAAGGCCATCGAGGACGACGTCCTGGATGCCGATATGCTCTCGGACGCCGACTCGCTGCAGGGCGAGGGCGCGCTGCTGGCCGCCCTGAACTCCAAGCGCACGGGCCGCATGTCGGACATCGTGGGCACCATCCAGTCCGAGCAGGACCGGATCATCCGGTCCTCCATCTCCGGCGCCCTTGTGGTCCAGGGCGGGCCGGGCACCGGAAAAACCGCCGTGGCCCTGCACCGCGCAGCGTACTTGCTGTACACCCACCGTGACCGGCTCAAGTCCGCCGGCGTGCTGCTGGTGGGCCCGTCGTCGTCGTTCATGAAATACATCGAACGTGTCCTGCCCTCGCTGGGCGAAACCGGCGTGGTCATGGCCAGCCTCGGCAGGCTGATGCCCGGCATCAACGCGGTGCCGGAGCAGGAGGCGGACATTGCCGCCATCAAGGGCCGGCTAGAGATGGCCGAGGTCATCGCCAATGCCGTGGCCAACCGGCAGCGCATTCCAGCCGAAAACCGGATCCTGGAAGTGGACGGACGCAAGCTGACCCTCACGCCCCGGCAGGTCAGGCGCGCCCGTGAACGCGCACGCTCCACCGGGAAACCGCACAACGAAGCCCGCGTTACTTTCGTCAAGATCCTGCTCCGCGAGCTGACCGAGCAGATGACCGAGCTCGTCGAGGCCGGCAACATCGGCAACAACGCCGACCGCTCCTACCTCGCCGAGGACGTCCGGACAGCACGCGATGTGCGCGTCGCGCTGAACCTGTGCTGGATGCCGATGACGCCCGAGAAGCTCGTGGGCGAACTCCTCAGCAAGCCCGCGCTCCTTGAAGCCTGCACTCCCGGGCTGACCGCCAGGGAACGCGAGCTCCTGCTGCGGGCTCCGGATGCCCCCTGGACCGAGGCCGACGTCCCCCTGCTCGACGAAGCAGCTGAACTGCTCGGTGAACTGGATCCCGCTGCAGGTCGCGGCCTCGCCCAGCAGGAGCAGGACCGGGCCCGCGCCCTGGCCAACGCCCGGCAGACCCTGGTCAACATGGAGTCCGCCGGCGTCGATGTCCTGATGTCCGCCGAGGAACTCGTGGAACAGAACGAGGAACGCGAGGGCCGCCTGACTGCCGCTGAGCGCGCCACCAGCGACCGCACCTGGGCCTTCGGCCACATCGTCGTAGACGAGGCGCAGGAACTGTCGCCCATGCAGTGGCGGCTCCTGGTCCGGCGCTGCCCGCTCAAGTCCTTCACGATCGTGGGGGATATCGCGCAGACCAGTTCCGTGGCCGGCGCGAAGTCCTGGCAGGGAGCCCTCGCACCGATGTTCGGCGACCGCTGGCAGCTGGAGGAGCTCACGGTGAACTACCGGACGCCCTCGCAAATCGCCGAAGCGGCGGCACGCATGGCCAACGCCGCCGGCCTGGTGGTCTCCGCCCCGAAGGCCGTCCGGGAAGGCCGCTGGTCGCCGATCATCGACCGCGTGGAGAAGTCGGGCCTCGTGGACCGGCTGGTGGAGGTCCTTCCCGAGGAGCTCCAAGCGCTCGACGGCGGCCTGCTAGCCGTGATTGCCGATGGCGACCTGCTGCGGGAGGCCACCGCCGCGCTGCGCGCGAAGTATGGCTCCCGGCTCGGTACGGGTGCCGGCAGTTACGAACAGGACGTGGTGGTCATCAGCCCGCGGGAAGCCAAGGGACTTGAGTTCGACGGCGTCGTGGTCCTTGAACCGAGCGCCATGCTGAACCACGAGCACGGCAGGGTCGGCGATCTGTACGTTGCCATGACCCGCCCCACCCAGCGGCTTCGGCTGATCGCGGCCGCGGACGTTCCGGCGGGCATCGAGCGTTAATTTTTCCTGGGCAGGCCGGCCGTTCGCGGCCCGGCCTGCCTCCAGCCCTTCACGAGGGTCCCAGGGCCGCTGATCCTGCTAACTTAGAAGGCGTGTCACAACTAAACGACCTCGAATCCCAGCAGAACGACCCCAGCTTCGCCAACATCTGGCAGGAGCTCAGATGGCGCGGCCTTGTCCACGTATCCACCGACGAGGTGGAACTGGAGAAGCTCCTCGCCGGGGAACCGGTCACTTATTACTGCGGATTCGATCCCACGGCGCCGAGCCTTCACCTGGGAAACCTGGTCCAGCTCCTTCTCATGAGGCGGCTTCAGCTGGCCGGCCACAAGCCGCTGGGGCTCGTGGGAGGCTCCACCGGGCTGATCG
Proteins encoded:
- a CDS encoding DNA-3-methyladenine glycosylase 2 family protein, coding for MDFWQRYRAIDARDTRFDGQFYTAVRTTGIYCRPSCPARTPKAENVTFYETSAAAHDAGYRACKRCLPEAVPGTPAWNLRSDIAGRAMRLINDGVINRDGVEGLASRLGYSSRQLNRILSHELGAGPLSLARASRAQTARTLLVSTTMKLADVAFAAGFSSVRQFNETVAEVFDMTPTALRSTARHHPSAAASTSLTLALPYREPFDPGVFSFLAVRAIPGIEIGTATSYARTLRLPHGDARFSVEYKGVEYSDAENGTGEGGTVKYDGGPHGRPLVLTIGAVDLRDLPALLSRVRRLFDLDADPVAIDGALGADPRLSASVAAAPGIRLPGALDPQELLIRAMVGQQITVAAARTALTQLAAAGSPSAAAGDGLSRLFPSPAQIAEAGAELLRGPQRRIESLLAVATALAENKLDIGYGDDLPSLSAKLLPQPGVGPWTVGYVAMRVIGAPDIYLANDAAVRNGIRAITGASPITGSSPMTRTPGPGAAPSADFREVSPWRSYATMHLWRAAAAAPKTAVSRTPAARRAQTTKATV
- a CDS encoding argininosuccinate synthase, whose amino-acid sequence is MTERIVLAYSGGLDTSVAIGWIGEATGAEVIAVAVDVGQGGESLETIRQRALGCGAVEAYVADASDEFANEYCVPTLKANALYQGHYPLVSAISRPVIVKHLVKAAREFGATTVAHGCTGKGNDQVRFEVGIQTLGPDLKCIAPVRDLALTRDKAIAFAEEKGLPIETTKKNPYSIDQNVWGRAVETGYLEDIWNAPTKDIYDYTATPEFPPAPDEVTISFEAGVPVAIDGIKVTPLQAIKELNRRAGAQGVGRIDVVEDRLVGIKSREIYEAPGAMALITAHKHLEDITVEREQARFKATVGQRWAELVYDGQWFSPLKRSLDAFIDDTQKYVSGDIRMVLHGGQAIVNGRRSETSLYDFDLATYDTGDTFDQSMARGFIELWGMSAKVASGRDIRVAGK
- a CDS encoding arginine repressor; this translates as MSVPAPAPGASPATKTARQARITAILTGESVRSQAELAALLADDGVQVTQATLSRDLVELGAVRVRGKEGVLVYAVPGEGGERAAKSGVSQEILDARLARLCGELLVTAEASANIAVLRTPPGAANFLALAIDHSVMPSILGTIAGDDTVLLVARDPLGGPELAARFLQLAEEAGQ
- the argH gene encoding argininosuccinate lyase, which codes for MGPRAQGSPAERSEVGVRSGTNTGALWGGRFAGGPADALAALSKSTHFDWRLARYDIAGSKAHARVLHKAGLLDAAELEGMLAALDQLDADVASGAYVPAESDEDVHGSLERGLIERAGTQLGGKLRAGRSRNDQVATLGRMFLRDHARIIARGVLATIDALVEQAKAHPGVAMPGRTHLQHAQPVLLSHHLLAHAWALLRDVQRLQDWDKRAGVSPYGSGALAGSSLGLDPEAVAADLGFFSAVHNSIDGTASRDVFAEFAWVAAMIGVDLSRISEEVIFWATKEFSFVTLDDSYSTGSSIMPQKKNPDVAELARGKAGRLIGNLTGLLATLKGLPLAYNRDLQEDKEPVFDAADTLELLLPAVSGMIATLKFNADRMKSLAPQGFALATDIAEWLVRQGVPFREAHELSGAAVKQAESRGVELWDLTDEEYAAISEHLTPEVRSVLSTEGSLNSRNSQGGTAPAAVERQLAALEGELAGVREYAG
- a CDS encoding methylated-DNA--[protein]-cysteine S-methyltransferase, with translation MKAQLLTMTTPDGPFTIIARDGVVLASGWTAEPQDLTGQIHPQLLPDAYEAVEHLGPISAAVEAFYAGDPAPAMNVPVLQISGPFRAHAWDVLRTVSPGAPVTYTEYAELSGNAKAVRAAASACAFNAAALFVPCHRVVRTDGTMGGFRWGLRIKESLLAREKQGLAAGLTMAP
- a CDS encoding adenine phosphoribosyltransferase, with the protein product MNHSEQAPAPRPGPVDELISGLCATVPDYPKPGITFKDLTPVFADGPAFRAVVDALVEPFKGQFDAVAGVEARGFLLAAAAAYATGTGAVTVRKAGKLPREVYSEDYALEYGNATLELHTTDLARGSRVLILDDVLATGGTLGAAARLFERCGVHVSGVGVVMELGELRGRSALAGHRVRSLLRL
- the argF gene encoding ornithine carbamoyltransferase — its product is MTSTGTIRHFLKDTDLSPAEQAEVLELAGRMKAAPYSVQPFAAEGSGRKTVAVIFDKTSTRTRVSFATGVADMGGNALIINPGEAQIGHKESVEDTAKVLERMVSTIVWRTGAHSGLVAMAENSKVPVINALCDDYHPCQLLADLLTVKEHKGELKGLTMAYLGDAANNMANSYLLAGVTAGMHVRIAGPEGYLPAAGIVAAAEERAVETGGSVLITTDAAEALKGADVVATDTWVSMGQEAEKEARMKLFREYSVDEAALAQAAPDAVVLHCLPAYRGYEISAGVIDGPQSIVWDEAENRLHAQKGLMAWLMHQSGLAVVDGLRPLAGQA
- a CDS encoding DNA-3-methyladenine glycosylase, with amino-acid sequence MTTSGPVRQFLSGDAREIAPLLLGAVLTHDGDEGSVAVRITELEAYMGPVDSLHPDPGSHTYRGPTRRNAPMFGPAGHLYVYFTYGMHYCANIVCGPAGHASAVLLRAGEIVEGRELALARRPTSKAAKDLASGPARLATALGLTTEDSGRDALSSPFGLVLPPAPAAHVSTGPRVGVAGHGGTHDYPWRFWLTGDPTVSRYKAAKARTPRA
- a CDS encoding maleylpyruvate isomerase family mycothiol-dependent enzyme, translating into MTAITPDTLLAELHKAADAVSSLAAKLTEADVPAPSALPGWTRGHVLAHIAGISNAMARQLEYAARGETVELYDGGYDGRTKAIEMSAGHALDQHRADLDSALERVLRAFDSLDADAGGDAGNAAAGGAAGWRAPISYRGGVVLDGGFALWRELVIHASDLNTGRGAETWSRPFCEHLFAFLAARVPEEQKLVLQPLGMPPVMIGTGGRSTVISGMVTDIAAWLAGREPSLGSLRASAAADGVDLPELLPWPSGVRAN
- a CDS encoding HelD family protein; protein product: MLDADLAHERDYVAGLYTRLDELRAEKRAQLAQVRRAGAIGTMQNVSERDAFAALYEDRLAQLDAVDDRLVFGRLDLDSGEAQYIGRIGLTTEDLVRLMVDWRAPEAGHFYQATAFDRQGVRRRRHLILQGREVKAIEDDVLDADMLSDADSLQGEGALLAALNSKRTGRMSDIVGTIQSEQDRIIRSSISGALVVQGGPGTGKTAVALHRAAYLLYTHRDRLKSAGVLLVGPSSSFMKYIERVLPSLGETGVVMASLGRLMPGINAVPEQEADIAAIKGRLEMAEVIANAVANRQRIPAENRILEVDGRKLTLTPRQVRRARERARSTGKPHNEARVTFVKILLRELTEQMTELVEAGNIGNNADRSYLAEDVRTARDVRVALNLCWMPMTPEKLVGELLSKPALLEACTPGLTARERELLLRAPDAPWTEADVPLLDEAAELLGELDPAAGRGLAQQEQDRARALANARQTLVNMESAGVDVLMSAEELVEQNEEREGRLTAAERATSDRTWAFGHIVVDEAQELSPMQWRLLVRRCPLKSFTIVGDIAQTSSVAGAKSWQGALAPMFGDRWQLEELTVNYRTPSQIAEAAARMANAAGLVVSAPKAVREGRWSPIIDRVEKSGLVDRLVEVLPEELQALDGGLLAVIADGDLLREATAALRAKYGSRLGTGAGSYEQDVVVISPREAKGLEFDGVVVLEPSAMLNHEHGRVGDLYVAMTRPTQRLRLIAAADVPAGIER